One window of Deltaproteobacteria bacterium genomic DNA carries:
- the rpsI gene encoding 30S ribosomal protein S9 translates to MNDTPETVTEVRPPAAPEAPGRVQLLPPPEGKKFQATGRRKTSVARVYLVRGKGDIFINKQPIDQYMSREINSIVLRQPLELTGAGAVVDVHANVAGGGLTGQAGAIRHAISRALCEFNKDLRPILKKAGFLTRDAREVERKKSGQAGARKRFQFSKR, encoded by the coding sequence ATGAACGACACGCCGGAAACCGTCACCGAAGTCAGGCCCCCCGCCGCCCCCGAGGCGCCCGGCCGCGTGCAGCTCCTGCCGCCGCCCGAGGGCAAGAAGTTCCAGGCCACCGGACGACGCAAGACCTCGGTCGCGCGCGTCTATCTCGTTCGCGGCAAGGGCGACATCTTCATCAACAAGCAGCCCATCGATCAGTACATGTCGCGGGAGATCAACTCGATCGTCCTGCGTCAGCCGCTCGAACTCACCGGCGCGGGAGCGGTCGTGGACGTGCACGCCAACGTGGCGGGCGGCGGCCTCACCGGACAGGCGGGCGCGATTCGCCACGCCATTTCGCGCGCGCTGTGCGAGTTCAACAAGGACCTGCGGCCGATTCTCAAGAAGGCCGGTTTCCTGACCCGCGACGCCCGCGAGGTCGAGCGCAAGAAGTCCGGACAGGCGGGCGCCCGCAAGCGCTTCCAGTTCAGCAAGCGCTAA
- the rplM gene encoding 50S ribosomal protein L13: MLKTYSAKPGEVERNWVLIDLDGQVLGRAATTIADLLRGKTKPEFTPHVDCGEFVVAINAAKVKLTGNKLDQKTYYRHSGYLGHLKSETAKDLLARKPEEILRQAVRGMLPKTDLGKNLLKKLKIYSGAEHPHSAQQPVTRAL; this comes from the coding sequence ATGTTGAAGACGTACAGCGCCAAACCCGGCGAAGTGGAGCGGAATTGGGTCCTGATCGACCTCGACGGTCAGGTTCTGGGCCGTGCCGCCACCACAATCGCCGATCTGCTCCGGGGCAAGACCAAGCCCGAATTCACGCCGCACGTGGACTGCGGCGAGTTCGTCGTCGCGATCAACGCGGCCAAGGTCAAGCTGACCGGCAACAAGCTCGACCAGAAGACCTACTACCGCCACTCGGGCTACCTCGGCCACCTCAAGAGCGAGACGGCCAAGGACCTGCTGGCGCGCAAGCCCGAGGAGATCCTGCGTCAGGCGGTGCGCGGCATGCTGCCCAAGACCGATCTCGGCAAGAACCTGCTCAAGAAACTCAAGATCTACTCCGGCGCCGAGCATCCGCATTCGGCTCAGCAGCCGGTCACCCGCGCGCTCTGA
- a CDS encoding TetR/AcrR family transcriptional regulator, protein MTSRRPAAVRRREIADAAIKLIGERGLREFTAARLASEVGITDGTIFGHFKDMSEVAVAAFERIQERLIDSMNLAVENPVERLREFVLGRIRLALAEPETLTLLFSDHLALAMGVEGPSRISALRNRGRAYIASCIREAARQDLIRADVDVEAAVLVITGVAIGFLFAGKDGALSPDSHDIEERAWRSVLRSLGGKEDFS, encoded by the coding sequence ATGACCAGTCGAAGGCCCGCGGCGGTAAGACGAAGGGAGATCGCGGATGCGGCCATCAAGCTCATCGGCGAGCGGGGTTTGCGCGAATTCACGGCGGCCCGATTGGCCAGCGAGGTCGGGATCACGGACGGAACCATCTTTGGTCACTTCAAGGACATGAGTGAAGTCGCCGTTGCCGCATTCGAGCGGATTCAGGAGCGGTTGATCGATTCGATGAATCTGGCCGTCGAGAATCCGGTCGAGCGGCTCCGGGAGTTCGTTCTCGGTCGAATCCGGCTGGCCTTGGCGGAACCGGAGACGCTGACGCTCCTGTTTTCCGACCATCTTGCGCTGGCCATGGGAGTGGAAGGGCCATCGCGAATCTCCGCGCTCAGAAACCGGGGACGAGCCTACATCGCGTCGTGTATCCGCGAGGCCGCGCGCCAGGACCTCATTCGCGCGGACGTTGATGTCGAGGCCGCAGTATTGGTCATTACCGGAGTAGCCATCGGATTTTTGTTCGCTGGAAAGGACGGAGCGCTTTCGCCGGATTCGCACGATATCGAGGAGCGCGCATGGCGGTCCGTGCTGCGTTCGCTCGGCGGCAAGGAGGACTTTTCATGA
- a CDS encoding efflux RND transporter periplasmic adaptor subunit has translation MIPARRTLLVAGGFALFLGAFVWMITTHGPLAPVGVQTATVEIADVKPVAFGIGTVEARLDYTIGPVSPARVLRVLVDQGDVVKSGQLLAEMDPIDLDRRVQSARSARAGARQAVAAADAQVADVESRAKLARTNQARNQALYQQQVIPLSELDTSNSELESAEAALAAARAKAAVAKQDIERIDADMHAVSNQRDSLRLVSPADGVIVSRDAEPGTTVVAGQSVLRLVVPESLWVRVRIDQSSARDVQVGQPARITLRSSPDESMAGRVARIEMRSDPVTEERLVDVTFDTPPDRLYIGELAEVSIQLPAEIGVPAVPGASIVRNAGRSGVWRAIGGRAQFHPVEFGIRGEDGLARVRSGLNAGDPVVVYSSAQLHEGVRVRERKAGRP, from the coding sequence ATGATTCCCGCCAGGAGAACGCTATTGGTCGCCGGGGGATTCGCTCTGTTCCTGGGCGCATTCGTCTGGATGATTACGACGCACGGCCCGCTGGCCCCCGTCGGCGTTCAGACCGCGACGGTCGAGATCGCGGACGTGAAGCCCGTGGCCTTCGGCATCGGCACCGTGGAGGCGCGCCTGGATTACACGATCGGACCCGTTTCGCCGGCGAGGGTTCTGCGCGTCCTGGTGGACCAGGGCGACGTGGTCAAATCGGGGCAACTGCTGGCCGAGATGGACCCGATCGACCTGGATCGACGGGTGCAGTCCGCTCGAAGCGCGAGGGCGGGAGCCCGTCAGGCGGTTGCGGCGGCGGATGCCCAGGTTGCCGACGTCGAAAGCCGCGCGAAGCTGGCCCGAACGAATCAGGCGAGAAATCAGGCGCTGTACCAACAGCAGGTCATTCCACTCAGTGAACTCGACACGAGCAACAGCGAACTCGAAAGCGCGGAAGCCGCGTTGGCGGCGGCGCGGGCGAAAGCCGCCGTCGCGAAGCAGGACATCGAACGGATCGACGCGGACATGCATGCCGTCTCGAATCAGCGCGACAGTCTCAGGCTCGTGAGCCCCGCGGACGGCGTGATCGTGTCGCGGGACGCGGAACCGGGCACGACGGTCGTCGCCGGACAGTCCGTCCTGCGTCTCGTCGTGCCGGAAAGCCTGTGGGTTCGGGTGCGCATCGACCAGTCGAGCGCCCGCGACGTCCAGGTCGGCCAGCCCGCCCGCATTACGTTGCGTTCTTCGCCCGACGAGTCGATGGCGGGCCGCGTAGCCCGTATCGAAATGCGGAGCGATCCGGTCACCGAGGAACGCCTGGTGGACGTGACATTCGACACGCCGCCCGATCGTCTCTACATCGGCGAGCTGGCGGAAGTCTCGATCCAATTGCCCGCCGAAATCGGCGTGCCGGCGGTGCCCGGTGCGTCCATTGTCCGAAACGCCGGTCGAAGCGGAGTCTGGCGGGCGATCGGGGGCCGCGCGCAATTCCATCCGGTAGAATTCGGAATCCGCGGGGAAGACGGTTTGGCGCGCGTTCGGTCGGGACTGAACGCGGGAGATCCGGTCGTGGTCTACAGCTCGGCGCAGCTGCA